In a single window of the Niabella ginsenosidivorans genome:
- a CDS encoding sulfatase family protein, with product MNLKWISIVVFCLWAGLPVAGQEIKPPKNVLIIITDEQSADAISAVAGSRYFHTPNIDALAKNGVRFARAYCANPLCTPSRSSMFTGRYPHELGVMDNKSAATGNASFPVMGTYFTAKGYETGYVGKWHVPLFPLKNTSVSGFQWLQNNQLGGADSLLPGAAVQFINKKRAQPFLLVVSFVNPHNICEWARGDQLPDGAIGVPPALAECPPLLPNHAPTFNESDINREMRRFTQSSPQFPVGNFTDSQWRAYRWAYYRLIEKVDAYIGTVLKALKASGQYENTLIVFLSDHGDMQGAHQWNQKTVFYEEAARVPFILSSPGLKPGTSDDLVNTGIDLIPTICAYAGIDLPAALPGCNVLKPDPRRQYVVVANRLAVGKDIPGKKTFKPEGRMVRSDHFKYWVYDEGKRRESLFDMDEDPGEMQDLARLPQYREVLEAHRHYLKEWAKKYSDNKALEMLKDQNL from the coding sequence ATGAATTTAAAATGGATCAGCATAGTGGTTTTTTGTTTATGGGCGGGGTTGCCTGTCGCTGGTCAGGAAATAAAGCCCCCAAAGAATGTGCTTATTATCATTACCGATGAGCAGTCTGCCGATGCAATAAGCGCTGTTGCAGGTAGCCGGTATTTTCATACGCCTAACATAGATGCACTGGCAAAAAACGGTGTCCGCTTTGCCAGGGCGTATTGTGCCAACCCGCTTTGCACACCATCCCGGTCGTCTATGTTTACCGGCAGGTACCCGCATGAGCTGGGAGTAATGGATAATAAAAGTGCGGCAACCGGTAATGCATCCTTCCCGGTGATGGGCACTTATTTTACTGCAAAGGGCTATGAAACGGGGTATGTAGGAAAATGGCATGTTCCTCTGTTCCCTTTAAAAAATACATCAGTGAGTGGTTTTCAATGGCTGCAAAATAACCAGCTGGGAGGAGCGGATAGCCTTTTGCCCGGCGCTGCGGTTCAATTCATTAATAAAAAAAGAGCACAGCCGTTTTTACTGGTCGTTTCCTTTGTCAATCCGCACAATATATGTGAATGGGCAAGGGGCGATCAATTACCGGATGGAGCTATAGGTGTTCCCCCGGCACTGGCTGAATGCCCGCCGCTATTGCCCAATCATGCACCAACGTTTAATGAAAGCGATATCAACCGGGAGATGCGCAGGTTCACCCAGTCCAGCCCGCAATTTCCTGTAGGAAATTTTACTGATTCCCAATGGCGTGCATACCGGTGGGCCTATTACCGGCTAATTGAAAAAGTGGATGCTTATATAGGAACGGTTTTAAAGGCATTAAAAGCATCCGGCCAGTATGAAAATACGCTCATTGTTTTCCTCAGTGATCATGGAGATATGCAGGGCGCCCATCAATGGAATCAAAAGACCGTTTTTTACGAAGAAGCAGCGCGGGTACCCTTTATTTTATCCAGCCCGGGTTTGAAGCCCGGAACATCGGATGACCTTGTCAATACGGGCATCGACCTGATTCCTACTATTTGTGCGTACGCAGGCATTGATCTGCCGGCGGCATTGCCCGGCTGCAATGTTTTGAAGCCTGATCCGCGCAGGCAATATGTTGTTGTTGCTAACAGGCTGGCTGTTGGTAAAGATATTCCGGGTAAAAAAACTTTTAAACCGGAAGGGCGGATGGTACGCAGTGATCATTTTAAATACTGGGTCTATGATGAGGGAAAACGACGGGAATCTTTGTTTGATATGGATGAAGACCCCGGTGAAATGCAGGACCTGGCACGTCTTCCCCAATACAGGGAGGTGCTGGAAGCACACCGCCATTATTTAAAAGAATGGGCAAAAAAATATAGCGACAATAAAGCATTAGAAATGCTGAAAGATCAAAATTTATAA
- a CDS encoding alpha-L-rhamnosidase-related protein: MNKARHTVLLLLLMSCSFGAYAAEVDLNAKWPAYWIACPGAAPTGYGVYHFRKSFNLPQQPATFFINVSADNRYRLFVNGVPVSEGPARGDLMHWYYEPVDIAGYLKQGENTISAVVWNMGEYRPLAQISNRTGLIIQSTAVEDSVVNTNQTWKVMQNPAYTPAISYNYSVGASDSVNAAEYPWGWEQIGYDDGSWSAATLLERGMPYGSGTSYSWVLTPQDIPQMEATRLRMSRVRKAEGITVSAGWPAKSGKLLIPARRKIALLIDQDFLTTGYPELWVSGGKDARIKLSYAETLFKNNKKGNRNEVNGYELIKAPADYFIADGGKQRLFRPLWFRTWRYIQLEIETGKDPLQIEDLYGMFSAYPFRENASFESDDKSLDTIWKTGWRTARLCAHETYFDCPYYEQLQYIGDTRIQALISLYVDGDDRLMRKAIRMFNWSRTYEGITNSRYPVCQMQFIPPFSLFWINMIHDHWMLRGDTALIKECMPGVKLVLNWFEGKLDQQTGMLGALPHWNFVDWARPWRWDNERPLGGVPPGGMSGGSSILTLQFAYTLKDVVSLLSLMNEKALALHYSKLYTTLLAAVKKNCWDDNKKLFADDIRHTSFSQHANIMAILSDALPANDQKLLFNKIVGDSSLIQTTLYYRFYLFRALKKIGLANEYLDMLQPWKDMLALGLTTFAEKPEPTRSDCHAWSASPNYDLLSLVCGIEPAVPGFKSVRIAPHLGHLEYVKAKMPHPAGDISMSLSASDSELTGEVELPAGLDGVFVYKGKIQKLNPGKNGIKYE, translated from the coding sequence ATGAATAAAGCCAGACATACCGTCCTGTTACTTCTTTTGATGAGCTGCTCGTTTGGGGCTTATGCAGCTGAGGTGGACTTAAATGCTAAGTGGCCGGCGTACTGGATAGCCTGCCCGGGTGCTGCCCCCACAGGCTATGGGGTATATCATTTTCGCAAAAGTTTTAACCTGCCTCAACAACCGGCAACTTTTTTTATTAATGTTTCAGCAGACAACCGGTATCGTCTTTTTGTAAACGGTGTACCGGTAAGCGAGGGCCCTGCAAGAGGCGACCTGATGCATTGGTATTATGAGCCGGTTGATATTGCGGGCTATCTGAAGCAGGGTGAAAATACGATCAGCGCTGTTGTCTGGAACATGGGCGAATACCGCCCACTGGCGCAGATTAGCAACCGCACCGGTCTGATCATCCAAAGTACTGCCGTTGAAGATTCGGTAGTTAATACCAACCAAACATGGAAAGTGATGCAGAACCCTGCATATACACCTGCTATCTCATATAACTATTCTGTAGGTGCATCAGATAGTGTTAACGCGGCGGAATATCCCTGGGGTTGGGAACAAATAGGCTATGATGATGGGAGTTGGTCAGCTGCAACGCTGCTGGAACGTGGTATGCCCTATGGATCGGGCACCAGCTATTCCTGGGTGCTGACGCCGCAGGATATACCGCAGATGGAAGCAACCAGACTGCGGATGAGCAGGGTGCGAAAAGCAGAAGGGATAACGGTTTCAGCCGGATGGCCTGCAAAATCCGGTAAACTATTGATTCCTGCCAGAAGAAAAATAGCGCTGCTGATCGACCAGGATTTTTTAACAACCGGTTATCCTGAATTATGGGTGAGTGGCGGCAAAGATGCAAGGATCAAATTAAGCTATGCTGAAACCCTGTTTAAAAATAATAAAAAGGGCAACCGGAATGAAGTGAATGGTTATGAGCTGATCAAAGCCCCGGCGGATTATTTTATTGCTGACGGCGGTAAGCAGCGTTTGTTCCGGCCTTTGTGGTTCCGTACCTGGCGCTATATTCAGCTGGAAATTGAAACCGGCAAGGATCCATTGCAGATAGAGGATCTTTACGGAATGTTCAGCGCTTACCCCTTCAGGGAAAACGCTTCTTTTGAAAGTGATGATAAAAGTTTGGATACTATATGGAAGACCGGCTGGCGTACCGCCCGGCTTTGCGCTCATGAAACGTATTTTGATTGCCCCTATTATGAGCAATTGCAGTATATAGGAGATACCCGCATCCAGGCCCTTATTTCTTTATATGTAGATGGCGATGACCGGCTGATGCGCAAAGCGATCAGGATGTTTAACTGGTCGCGTACTTATGAAGGCATTACCAATAGCCGCTATCCTGTTTGCCAGATGCAGTTCATACCGCCTTTTTCCCTGTTTTGGATCAATATGATCCATGATCATTGGATGCTTCGTGGTGATACAGCGTTGATCAAAGAATGCATGCCCGGTGTAAAATTAGTATTAAACTGGTTTGAAGGCAAACTGGATCAGCAAACAGGAATGCTGGGCGCATTACCGCACTGGAATTTTGTAGACTGGGCGCGTCCTTGGCGCTGGGACAATGAAAGACCTTTGGGGGGTGTACCTCCGGGCGGGATGAGTGGGGGAAGCTCCATACTCACGCTTCAGTTTGCCTATACATTAAAAGATGTGGTTTCCCTGCTTTCCCTGATGAATGAAAAGGCGTTAGCACTTCATTACAGCAAATTATATACGACTCTTTTAGCTGCTGTTAAAAAGAATTGCTGGGATGATAATAAAAAATTATTCGCAGACGATATAAGGCATACCAGCTTTAGCCAGCATGCTAATATCATGGCCATTCTTTCCGATGCCCTTCCTGCAAATGATCAGAAACTACTTTTTAACAAAATTGTTGGTGACAGCAGTTTGATACAGACCACGCTGTATTATCGTTTCTACCTGTTCAGGGCGTTGAAGAAGATAGGCCTGGCAAATGAATACCTGGATATGCTGCAGCCCTGGAAGGATATGCTGGCCCTCGGACTGACCACCTTTGCCGAAAAGCCGGAACCAACCCGGTCCGATTGCCATGCGTGGAGCGCCAGCCCTAATTATGATTTGTTATCGCTGGTGTGTGGAATTGAGCCGGCGGTACCGGGATTTAAATCCGTGCGTATAGCGCCTCATTTAGGGCACCTGGAATATGTGAAGGCAAAAATGCCGCATCCGGCAGGTGATATAAGCATGAGCCTCTCAGCATCCGATAGCGAATTGACCGGAGAAGTGGAATTACCTGCCGGGCTGGATGGGGTATTTGTTTATAAAGGAAAAATTCAAAAACTCAACCCGGGAAAAAACGGGATTAAATATGAATAG
- a CDS encoding arylsulfatase has product MSVLFKIKIRWLLFILLLVSSPDGVAAQAPVPAKTSHKPNIIYILADDMGYGDLSCYGQQRFRTPNIDRIAREGMLFTQHYAGTAVCAPSRSSLMTGQHTGYTPIRGNSTGNKKPAFMPDSVTTIAEIMKQAGYATGAFGKWGLGAVGSEGDPNRQGFDEFYGYISQGLAHSYYPDFLWHNQQKVLLEKNYPDKKVDYAPELIHQQVLHFIDENRDKPFFLYYPTIIPHAELVAPEAYMAQFRGKFLPEKSFKGAKYGDHNYKRGGFESQPEAHAAFAAMITLLDHQVGEILDRLKQYGLEENTLIIFSSDNGPHKEGGADPDYFNSNGPYRGYKRDLCEGGIREPMLARWPGHIAPASKTSHLSAFWDVMPTLAGIVKVKTPVNTQGISFLPTLLGKGKQKEHDYLYWEFHEWGGRQAIRKGKWKYVVYNVLNKEKRKAELFNLDKDPGENENIAAQHPEIVKELQELMEHSRVPSPQFPFVETIK; this is encoded by the coding sequence ATGAGTGTACTATTTAAGATAAAGATCCGCTGGTTGCTGTTTATTTTGTTGCTGGTTTCATCCCCGGACGGGGTAGCCGCCCAGGCTCCTGTTCCGGCTAAAACATCCCATAAACCCAACATCATTTATATACTGGCGGATGATATGGGGTATGGCGATCTGAGCTGTTACGGGCAGCAGCGCTTTCGAACGCCGAATATTGACCGCATTGCCCGGGAAGGCATGCTGTTTACACAGCATTATGCAGGAACAGCGGTGTGCGCACCGTCCCGGTCATCATTAATGACGGGGCAGCACACGGGCTACACACCCATAAGAGGCAACAGCACCGGCAATAAAAAACCCGCCTTCATGCCCGATTCCGTTACTACCATAGCTGAGATCATGAAGCAGGCCGGCTATGCTACCGGCGCCTTTGGCAAATGGGGCTTGGGCGCTGTTGGTTCTGAAGGTGATCCGAACCGGCAGGGGTTTGATGAGTTTTACGGGTATATTTCGCAGGGACTGGCGCATAGCTACTATCCTGATTTTCTGTGGCACAACCAGCAAAAAGTGTTGCTGGAAAAAAATTATCCTGATAAAAAAGTGGATTATGCGCCTGAGCTGATCCATCAGCAGGTACTGCATTTTATTGATGAAAACCGGGATAAGCCATTTTTTCTTTACTACCCGACTATTATTCCTCATGCTGAACTGGTAGCGCCGGAAGCGTACATGGCGCAATTCAGGGGAAAGTTTTTGCCCGAAAAATCATTTAAGGGCGCAAAATATGGCGATCATAACTACAAAAGAGGCGGCTTTGAAAGCCAGCCCGAAGCTCATGCTGCCTTTGCCGCCATGATCACTTTGTTAGACCACCAGGTAGGAGAAATACTGGATCGGTTAAAGCAATACGGGCTGGAAGAGAATACGCTCATTATCTTTTCATCGGACAATGGCCCGCACAAAGAAGGAGGTGCCGACCCTGATTATTTTAATAGCAATGGCCCTTACCGGGGATATAAGAGAGACCTCTGTGAAGGAGGCATACGTGAACCGATGCTGGCGCGCTGGCCGGGTCATATTGCGCCAGCCAGCAAAACCAGCCACCTTTCTGCTTTTTGGGATGTAATGCCCACACTGGCCGGCATTGTAAAAGTAAAAACGCCCGTTAATACTCAGGGCATATCGTTTTTGCCCACGCTTTTAGGTAAGGGAAAGCAAAAGGAGCATGATTACCTGTATTGGGAGTTTCATGAATGGGGGGGCAGACAGGCCATCAGGAAAGGCAAATGGAAATACGTGGTATATAATGTGCTCAATAAAGAAAAAAGAAAGGCTGAGTTGTTTAACCTGGATAAGGATCCCGGCGAAAATGAAAATATAGCTGCACAACATCCTGAAATCGTTAAAGAGCTGCAGGAGCTAATGGAGCATTCAAGAGTTCCCTCGCCTCAATTCCCTTTTGTTGAAACAATAAAATGA
- a CDS encoding sulfatase has translation MMDYLFRLFKKQTQCYGSWLLLIMLTAAAIQLNAQHKKMNVLFIIADDLNCDLGAYGHYLVKTPNIDRLAKQGLLFTNTFCNFPLCGPSRGSILTGLYPDQTGHYNLRDYIRQHVPDVVTLPQNFMNQGYISARVGKLFHYDNPGGIGTPGHDDSVSWNERYYPRGIDKDLENKIFSLRPGAFGATLSWLSAEGKDEDHTDGKVALQAIELLKKYKEKNTPFFLGVGFYKPHTPFVAPSKYFDLYNRDDIRVPRVDPDYFSTLPQPAVKVLSRFKEQLNLPDSLARCAIQGYYAVISFMDAQVGKVLQALDSLGLRDQTIVVFTSDHGYHMGEHGYYQKNTLFENSDRVPLIIDAPGMHNRGKTCTSIVELIDLYPTLSQLAGLHMPEYVAGTSFKKLLNTPSEKTRNSSLTQIPGGYTLRTEKYRYTRWGKGGKGMIELYNRVEDPDEMKNRANDPQYEKLISQLDEELNERIREAAVPPKGLKVIKKAAINPGK, from the coding sequence ATGATGGACTATTTATTTCGATTATTTAAAAAACAAACCCAGTGCTATGGTTCCTGGTTACTGTTGATAATGTTAACAGCAGCGGCCATACAGCTCAATGCCCAGCACAAAAAGATGAACGTTCTTTTTATCATTGCCGATGATCTCAATTGTGACCTGGGCGCTTACGGGCATTACCTGGTTAAAACGCCCAATATTGACAGGCTTGCAAAACAGGGGCTGCTGTTTACAAACACTTTTTGCAATTTCCCGTTATGCGGCCCCTCCAGGGGAAGCATATTAACGGGGCTGTATCCGGATCAGACCGGTCATTATAACCTGCGCGATTATATAAGGCAGCATGTTCCGGATGTAGTTACCCTGCCTCAGAATTTTATGAACCAGGGCTATATTTCCGCCCGGGTTGGCAAGCTGTTTCATTATGATAACCCCGGGGGTATAGGTACACCGGGCCATGATGACTCAGTCTCCTGGAACGAACGGTATTACCCGAGGGGGATTGACAAGGATCTGGAAAATAAAATCTTTAGCCTGCGGCCGGGCGCTTTTGGAGCCACGTTAAGCTGGCTTTCGGCTGAGGGAAAAGATGAAGACCATACCGATGGAAAAGTTGCCCTGCAGGCAATTGAATTACTTAAAAAATATAAAGAGAAAAATACCCCGTTCTTCCTGGGTGTTGGTTTTTATAAGCCGCATACGCCTTTTGTAGCGCCTTCTAAATACTTTGATCTTTATAACAGGGATGATATACGCGTGCCCCGGGTTGATCCTGATTACTTTTCAACATTGCCCCAGCCCGCAGTAAAAGTGCTGTCCCGCTTTAAAGAACAGCTGAATTTACCGGATTCGCTGGCCCGGTGCGCCATACAGGGATACTACGCGGTCATCTCTTTTATGGACGCGCAGGTTGGGAAAGTGTTGCAGGCACTGGACAGCCTGGGCTTAAGAGATCAGACGATCGTGGTATTTACATCTGATCACGGGTACCACATGGGAGAACATGGGTACTATCAAAAAAACACGCTGTTTGAAAATTCGGACCGCGTACCGCTGATCATTGATGCGCCGGGGATGCACAACAGGGGTAAAACCTGTACTTCCATTGTGGAACTGATCGATCTGTACCCTACATTAAGCCAGCTGGCAGGGCTGCACATGCCGGAATATGTAGCGGGAACCAGCTTCAAAAAGCTGCTCAATACTCCTTCAGAAAAAACAAGGAACAGCTCGCTCACCCAGATCCCCGGCGGGTATACGCTGCGGACAGAAAAGTACAGGTACACCCGGTGGGGCAAAGGAGGAAAAGGAATGATTGAGTTGTATAACCGCGTTGAGGACCCGGATGAAATGAAAAACCGGGCAAATGATCCGCAGTATGAAAAGCTGATCAGTCAGTTGGATGAAGAGCTGAATGAAAGGATCCGGGAAGCAGCGGTTCCGCCCAAAGGGCTGAAAGTGATAAAAAAAGCAGCTATAAACCCAGGTAAATAA
- a CDS encoding TolB-like translocation protein, whose product MIAVVILMTVTTSVARAQQVPGKEHQVGPDGMSAVFSFYNTSPESPDGKTLVYVRCKKEPYGREEFVPGELWVCDRDLKNHRKLTDINGTVAHNGVEAQWIDNKRIAFFDKGRIRIVDAQSGKDLLTKKITGAGLGHYPYENKIMYNIYSGEGDGAPGIYELDCNTFETKRILTNTEIAKVPLPANLPAEKIAAVKDWRALHCQYSPDGKKIAFRLDVGPFEEDQLQGICNRDGSGLKIMTQTLHSIWYDNGSMIGHLRYEKDGKKPEDLKQRFTLVRVDLDGNMLQRNMTPRGNHLGVSPDRKWFASETFYQTNPVVFKLYPNGHPEKAIEIARYNPYDVVWKRRFHVNPAFSRDGKRLYYSRPLNEKYAGIFYYEIK is encoded by the coding sequence TTGATCGCAGTGGTTATTTTGATGACTGTTACCACTTCTGTGGCCCGTGCGCAGCAGGTTCCCGGCAAAGAGCACCAGGTAGGCCCTGATGGTATGTCTGCTGTTTTTTCATTTTATAACACCAGCCCGGAGAGCCCGGACGGAAAGACCCTTGTTTATGTCCGGTGTAAAAAAGAACCTTATGGCAGGGAAGAATTTGTGCCCGGCGAGCTTTGGGTTTGTGACCGGGATCTGAAAAACCACAGGAAGCTGACAGACATTAATGGAACCGTAGCGCATAATGGTGTGGAAGCGCAATGGATCGATAATAAACGTATAGCGTTTTTTGATAAAGGTCGTATCAGGATTGTGGATGCTCAGAGCGGAAAAGACCTGCTGACAAAAAAAATAACGGGTGCAGGGCTCGGGCACTATCCTTATGAGAATAAGATCATGTATAATATTTACAGTGGTGAAGGAGACGGCGCTCCTGGTATTTATGAGCTGGATTGTAACACGTTTGAAACAAAGCGGATCCTTACCAATACGGAGATCGCTAAAGTGCCGTTGCCGGCTAACCTGCCTGCTGAAAAAATAGCCGCTGTAAAGGACTGGCGGGCGCTTCATTGCCAGTATTCGCCCGATGGAAAAAAAATTGCATTCCGGTTGGATGTAGGCCCGTTTGAAGAGGACCAGTTACAGGGGATCTGTAACAGGGATGGAAGCGGCCTTAAAATAATGACACAAACACTGCATTCCATCTGGTATGACAATGGATCAATGATCGGGCACCTGCGCTATGAAAAAGACGGCAAAAAGCCGGAAGATCTGAAGCAGCGTTTTACACTGGTACGGGTGGACCTGGATGGAAATATGCTGCAACGGAACATGACGCCGCGTGGCAATCACCTGGGAGTATCACCGGACAGGAAATGGTTTGCGTCTGAAACCTTTTACCAGACCAACCCGGTGGTATTTAAGCTGTATCCTAACGGCCATCCTGAAAAAGCGATTGAAATTGCAAGGTACAACCCTTACGATGTGGTATGGAAGCGGCGTTTTCATGTAAACCCTGCCTTTTCACGGGATGGGAAACGCCTTTATTACTCAAGACCATTGAATGAAAAATATGCCGGTATTTTTTACTATGAAATAAAGTAG